In Synchiropus splendidus isolate RoL2022-P1 chromosome 15, RoL_Sspl_1.0, whole genome shotgun sequence, the genomic stretch TGCCATATTGTTCCGATGGTCGCCGGGTTCTACCTTACAAAAACGCCGACATTCGTGCAGGGGTGTCAGTACCGAGAGGCCTGGCTGCGTGCTCGCCAAAGAGCTGCTCGGTGGACGGAGATGCTGCGCACACGTTTCCTCTGGTTCCACGATGGAGAAAACAGGAAGGAGGGGGGCTGGATCCAGGCTTACCCGTCGAAATCAAATACACGACTCTACCAAGTGCTTAAAAATATACTTGTATTCATCCTACGGTTTGGCTGCGATGTGCCACTATTCAAAAATAATACTGATCATTTTAATAACCGATATTAGACCCCATCATGCCTGAGCGGCCATTTGTTGACATTTCGCCCAAGGCGTAATCGGTTGTTCCAATATCTCTAGTCTTAATATTTAGGCTTTTTCAACACGAATTGTGACCCAGTTCGAGATATCACCGATAGGTGGCAGCATTGTCTATTTCACAAACACTGTTCAAGTGTTCACCCAATAATGGTCCGTCTGCGGAACGCTCGTTCGGTGCGCATTAAGTCCGACCACTAAAAGGAACACACCGTCCACGGTTGTTGTAGCAACCATCGCGCTAAAACTTTAGCGCcattattctattctatttatgACAGCATTACCTGGATATTTACATTTAGAAGTCTATCTCAGCAGCGTTTTCAATTCAGCGTTTGTTTTGTAAATACGACTAACGCTTGGGACGTTAGACCTGCGCGACGCTGTGTCGGGGTCGTATCATACCGCACTGTTTTTCACATAGTGGATGTGTTTAGCTCAACATCATGTCTGCTGTCAACAGTCTGGTCCCTGCTCGGTTCCTGACTATTATTTCTCACCTTGTTATTGTCATCACCATCTTCTGGTCCAGGGTAAGACATATTTTTGATATGTATGTCTAAGTTCCCGTTATAATACATTGCTAAGGAGTTTAATCTTGTAGTTCTGTTGTGTTGTAAATGACAACTTTGCTGGGGTGTCCGAACAGAATCCGTGATCttttacagcagagagaaaTGGTGTATCCAGGTATTTACCTGGTCAAAGTGGCACGGTGTAGACTATTAATATGGACGATCtggttaatttatttaatttagtaGTGACCAATACCAAAATGATCAGTATAACAAGCACCATCTCGACACATAATTCACAAATATAAAGTTGAATAAACtaatttaaaacatgtttaaacaaTAACAGCTCAGCATAACTGTTTGACTCACCCAGTGGCATTCACTCTACAGCAGGTAAGAGGTGAAAAGCTAAGTGAAAATAGTGTATCTCAACTCGTTTCAGAAGAAAAGTTTAATTTTCACAGCTGCTAATTGTGTGTGGTGCATTCTCTCTGACATAAGAATAACTATATTTAATTGCGTAGGAAAAGTGTAATTCAGAACCAATATAATGAAACTCTGATAAACAGCCGCTGTTTTGTGACATGAATTTGCTGCTGTTTCTTTCTGTGTGGGGGCTTTCATATCACAAtcttgagtttttttgttttgtatatttttgaAGCGGCTCAGGCATCTGGTCAGGATGATTCTTGGACAGGCTTAAATTGTGTGGATTTATTaatcctgtttttttcctctcaaactCTACAGGATAACAATGTGAAGGCCTGCCTACCTTTGGAGTTCACGCAAGCTCAATATGACAACGAAGACAGAAAGTGAGAGAGCTCTTGGTGCATGcgcaaaaataaacatgtttttaaaataatagcCTCAATTTTTTCAGGCTGGTGGTTGGTCTGGCAATCACTTTGGGTCTTTTTGCGTTGGAGTTGGCTGGGTTCTTCTCAGGAGTGTCCATGTTCAACAGCAGCCAAAGCCTCCTCTGTATCCTTTTATTGAGTCATTTCTGTCCTCACTGTGAGTACC encodes the following:
- the LOC128771962 gene encoding transmembrane protein 107-like isoform X4, translating into MSAVNSLVPARFLTIISHLVIVITIFWSRDNNVKACLPLEFTQAQYDNEDRKLVVGLAITLGLFALELAGFFSGVSMFNSSQSLLSTGAHASAAVALVFFLFEQWDCNIYWWILAFCSVLPAFVEILLFVAVFGLKRKPL
- the LOC128771962 gene encoding transmembrane protein 107-like isoform X3; amino-acid sequence: MSAVNSLVPARFLTIISHLVIVITIFWSRDNNVKACLPLEFTQAQYDNEDRKLVVGLAITLGLFALELAGFFSGVSMFNSSQSLLSLAVHCSASVSLSFFVFEKWECWTYWVIFAFCSVLPAFVEILLFVAVFGLKRKPL
- the LOC128771962 gene encoding transmembrane protein 107-like isoform X1, whose translation is MSAVNSLVPARFLTIISHLVIVITIFWSRDNNVKACLPLEFTQAQYDNEDRKLVVGLAITLGLFALELAGFFSGVSMFNSSQSLLSLAVHCSASVSLSFFVFEKWECWTYWVIFAFCRLVCNRQRKWVGSVDLLSLKTCLDHSTVCVCLVCSQPLWRFCCLLLFLD
- the LOC128771962 gene encoding transmembrane protein 107-like isoform X2; translation: MSAVNSLVPARFLTIISHLVIVITIFWSRDNNVKACLPLEFTQAQYDNEDRKLVVGLAITLGLFALELAGFFSGVSMFNSSQSLLSTGAHASAAVALVFFLFEQWDCNIYWWILAFCRSVSGVWQIQEVFFSLTDVSLSFGGPLQRLCLLVFFCV